Proteins from a single region of Stigmatella erecta:
- a CDS encoding protein kinase domain-containing protein, translating into MDLLIRKKLREQFTNSDAHGPYLLSFLDGNNLELNRIEILREGPDFFAHLELTPALRLMFGLRGDELLLLVLHHSRQEQWFLSTIRTQLKEQDRLSKSAVLIFSPDERITDLCRAAFSDNQAGYKTAHVALTFKEIRVAQDRDQQNSSLYAAFKKQAFTIDHFDTRGPVPDDLFGRNALIAQIESDIRVASEGVAILGIRRVGKTSVLKRVLTQLQDDPDDWWLVGYYDAQADTVEANLQTVTSRLQASLRQAALQRASPVPSVPKNLSAQEQLRAVIEHLITQGSFKIALAIDEIEWLVPSSNTDKLRANEALVLFGLLRSLKQQYGNRLALVLCGINETFCEMPQINGYPNPNLDWYRTHYVNLLSQEDATEMLSTLGHRMGIDFSSNFLDEVWSFFGGHAYLARQFCSETSKKLTQRPIVLTKNHFDATYADFMVRASIVFQDILKHLALFYPNEYNLLRKIAIGEQTLKQPGVITRHLEAYGLVSEQAGQLTIPLIALTEFASKHSAEDVQRERFKLIAPLGGGATSTVWRAWDNDSKSDCALKIFQGGVPEKLVHDELSALRDIGSKYVPKPIGIVRFENQVALAMEFVGGSSLESILKEGTKLLGNDLLSLSYHLFESLASIHPEVDRIQLLIERGEMSPLGAVEFFDLRQRGHLHRDLKPANIVVLSRDSWEIRLIDLGLTTSADRAGLSRVGTPDYSPPDLGVSRWDASFDLYALGRILSRCVFGRLLSSEEDLINACAELSSAYRDAVRAFFTKALAPSSANRYPSVKSMKAAWDNAVLAFI; encoded by the coding sequence ATGGACCTTCTAATTCGCAAGAAACTACGCGAGCAGTTCACAAACTCAGACGCGCACGGCCCTTATCTTCTTTCCTTCCTCGATGGCAACAATCTTGAACTCAACCGAATCGAAATTCTAAGAGAAGGGCCTGACTTCTTTGCCCATCTAGAACTAACACCTGCCCTAAGGTTAATGTTTGGGCTACGCGGCGATGAACTTCTGCTCTTGGTATTGCATCACTCCAGGCAAGAACAGTGGTTTTTATCTACAATTCGCACCCAATTAAAAGAGCAAGACCGACTATCAAAGTCTGCGGTCCTTATCTTCTCACCAGACGAACGAATCACGGACCTTTGCCGTGCAGCTTTCTCAGACAATCAAGCTGGATACAAAACAGCCCATGTAGCATTGACCTTCAAAGAAATAAGAGTAGCACAGGACCGCGATCAACAAAACTCTTCACTATACGCCGCATTCAAAAAGCAAGCATTTACAATCGATCACTTTGACACGCGAGGCCCTGTACCCGACGACTTGTTTGGCCGTAACGCACTGATAGCACAAATTGAATCCGACATCAGAGTAGCCAGCGAAGGAGTCGCAATTCTTGGAATTAGACGCGTTGGCAAAACCTCTGTTCTTAAACGAGTTTTAACTCAACTTCAAGACGACCCAGACGACTGGTGGCTAGTAGGCTATTACGATGCACAGGCAGACACCGTGGAAGCCAATTTGCAGACTGTTACGTCCCGCCTCCAAGCATCGCTGCGACAAGCAGCACTCCAACGAGCCAGCCCTGTCCCTTCAGTTCCCAAAAATCTTTCTGCGCAAGAACAGTTAAGGGCGGTTATTGAACACCTTATAACTCAAGGATCATTTAAGATAGCGCTTGCCATTGACGAGATTGAATGGCTTGTGCCCTCCTCAAATACCGACAAACTACGGGCCAACGAAGCTCTAGTTCTCTTTGGGTTGCTTCGCTCACTCAAGCAACAATACGGAAACCGACTAGCTCTAGTACTATGTGGGATTAACGAAACCTTTTGCGAGATGCCTCAGATCAATGGGTATCCAAATCCCAATCTAGATTGGTATCGCACACATTACGTTAATCTTCTGTCCCAAGAAGACGCCACGGAAATGCTGTCCACGTTAGGACACCGCATGGGCATTGACTTCTCTAGTAATTTCCTTGATGAGGTTTGGAGTTTCTTTGGTGGCCACGCATACCTAGCCAGGCAATTCTGCAGCGAAACATCAAAAAAACTTACACAAAGACCCATAGTGTTGACCAAAAATCATTTTGACGCAACATATGCAGACTTCATGGTTAGAGCCTCTATTGTATTTCAAGATATCCTAAAACACCTAGCACTATTCTACCCAAACGAATACAATCTCCTGCGCAAAATCGCCATAGGCGAACAGACACTAAAACAACCTGGCGTAATAACTAGACACCTAGAAGCCTATGGACTAGTCTCAGAACAAGCTGGGCAACTAACAATACCGCTGATAGCCCTAACCGAATTTGCATCTAAACATTCGGCAGAAGACGTCCAGCGTGAGCGCTTTAAGTTAATAGCCCCTTTGGGTGGCGGAGCGACGAGCACAGTTTGGCGAGCATGGGATAACGACTCAAAATCTGACTGCGCACTTAAAATTTTTCAGGGAGGAGTGCCAGAAAAGCTCGTTCATGACGAACTTTCTGCTCTTCGCGACATAGGAAGCAAGTATGTACCTAAGCCGATTGGAATCGTCCGCTTCGAAAACCAAGTAGCTCTCGCCATGGAGTTTGTTGGCGGCTCATCACTTGAATCCATATTAAAGGAAGGCACTAAATTACTCGGAAATGACTTACTGAGTCTCTCATATCATCTATTTGAATCATTGGCCAGCATACATCCAGAGGTAGACAGGATTCAACTCTTGATCGAACGCGGCGAAATGTCTCCTCTGGGCGCAGTGGAATTCTTTGATTTACGCCAGCGAGGGCATCTTCATCGTGATTTAAAACCAGCAAACATTGTCGTTTTGTCAAGAGACTCCTGGGAAATCCGGCTGATTGACTTGGGACTAACGACATCCGCAGATCGCGCAGGGCTCTCGCGTGTAGGAACTCCAGACTACTCTCCGCCAGACTTAGGCGTTAGTCGATGGGATGCATCGTTTGATTTATACGCACTGGGCAGAATACTCTCCCGCTGCGTATTTGGGAGACTGTTGTCCTCAGAGGAAGATTTGATTAACGCTTGCGCGGAACTCAGCTCAGCATATCGTGATGCTGTTAGAGCATTTTTCACAAAAGCTTTGGCTCCCTCATCCGCCAACAGGTACCCGTCAGTTAAATCCATGAAGGCCGCCTGGGACAATGCGGTGTTAGCGTTTATCTAA
- a CDS encoding GNAT family N-acetyltransferase has protein sequence MTEIMLGLTFRKATLDDLPTIVSLLADDMLGAGRETVVTPLPEKYLSAFEAIDRDENQFLLVVEDKGSIVGTLQLTFIPGLSRGGAWRGQIEAVRVASARRGENIGEAMLTWALEQCRGRSCALVQLTTDKSRPDAHRFYERLGFEATHVGYKMNLSPRA, from the coding sequence ATGACCGAAATCATGTTGGGTTTGACGTTTCGAAAGGCCACGCTCGACGATCTGCCCACGATTGTATCACTGCTGGCGGACGACATGCTCGGAGCAGGACGCGAGACTGTGGTCACTCCGCTTCCTGAGAAGTATCTCAGCGCGTTCGAAGCCATCGACAGGGACGAGAATCAGTTTCTGCTTGTCGTGGAAGACAAGGGCAGCATTGTCGGCACCTTGCAGTTGACCTTCATCCCGGGCCTCTCAAGAGGAGGCGCGTGGAGAGGACAGATCGAGGCGGTTCGAGTGGCATCCGCCCGAAGGGGCGAGAATATCGGTGAAGCCATGCTCACCTGGGCACTCGAACAGTGCCGCGGCCGCAGCTGCGCTCTGGTTCAACTGACGACCGACAAATCCCGTCCAGATGCGCACCGCTTCTACGAACGGCTCGGCTTCGAGGCAACGCATGTGGGCTACAAGATGAA